A region of Natribaculum luteum DNA encodes the following proteins:
- the cdd gene encoding cytidine deaminase: MHAVDLSLAMDDDRSSVDDLVETARDVQDRAHVPYSGYRVGAALETADGEVFVGCNLENANFSNSLHAEEVAIAEAVKEGHRDFSRIAVSSDRRDGVTPCGMCRQTLTEFCDPDLLVLCDEGDSVSEYTLGELLPNTITEATLE; encoded by the coding sequence TTGCACGCCGTCGACCTATCGCTCGCCATGGACGACGACCGATCTTCCGTCGACGACCTCGTCGAGACGGCCCGCGACGTACAGGACCGCGCACACGTTCCGTACTCCGGGTACCGCGTCGGAGCAGCCCTCGAGACCGCCGACGGCGAGGTGTTCGTCGGCTGCAACCTCGAGAACGCGAACTTCAGTAACAGCCTCCACGCCGAGGAGGTGGCGATCGCCGAGGCGGTCAAGGAGGGACATCGCGACTTTTCGCGGATCGCCGTCAGCTCCGACCGCCGCGACGGGGTCACGCCCTGTGGGATGTGTCGCCAGACGCTCACGGAGTTTTGCGATCCGGACCTCCTCGTGCTCTGTGACGAGGGCGATTCGGTCAGCGAGTACACGCTCGGCGAACTGTTGCCCAACACGATCACGGAAGCGACCCTCGAGTAA
- a CDS encoding DUF488 domain-containing protein: MAKGTLEDTYVAALQHDRADVDPTATLVGVVRRPTSWFHAAVDENVPELGPPAALLEDVRAAEEDLKMQGICEEGAHNAAWHRADFEDRYRRHLAESPEATAAIAALEERLEAGESLALVCYENTDKKRCHRTILRDVLEEDP; this comes from the coding sequence ATGGCGAAGGGAACGCTCGAGGACACGTACGTCGCCGCCCTCCAGCACGATCGGGCGGACGTCGACCCGACGGCGACGCTCGTCGGCGTCGTCCGGCGACCGACGTCGTGGTTTCACGCGGCCGTCGACGAGAACGTCCCCGAACTCGGCCCCCCCGCGGCGTTGCTCGAGGACGTCCGCGCCGCCGAGGAGGACCTGAAGATGCAGGGGATCTGCGAGGAGGGGGCACACAACGCCGCCTGGCACCGGGCCGACTTCGAGGATCGGTACCGCCGGCACCTCGCAGAATCGCCCGAGGCAACGGCGGCGATCGCGGCCCTCGAGGAACGGCTCGAGGCGGGCGAGTCGCTGGCGCTGGTCTGCTACGAGAACACCGACAAGAAGCGGTGTCACCGGACGATTCTGCGAGACGTCCTCGAGGAGGACCCGTAG